Below is a genomic region from Deinococcus misasensis DSM 22328.
ATGCCAGAAATTGCTCGATGCTGACCAACAGGCCACTCAGTGGATGACCCGGCTGTGAATTGCGGGCTTGTGTCCACAAGGGTGGTCACTCTGGATTTTTGGACCCTCTTCAGAGGCTTCAAGCACTGTCCTGCAAGCAACTTTCTGGGTTGGTGCGTCATTCCCTGTCGTTTTCGCCCTCTACATTGAAACCATAGCGCCTCCAGAGGCCCCAAGGAGACCCCCATCATGGAAGACGACCACAATTTTCACCGCAGTGAACGCTTGATGCGCATCAAAGAACTCCTTTCCATCAACAACCTGACCACCCAGGAGATCCGCCTGAGGCTTGAACTTCCTGAAAACCAGACCCGGGCTTTGCAGCGGGACCTCAAACTGCTGCTTGAACGGAACGACATCGAGAAGAAGCCCGGAGGCAAGTACGCCATCAAGGCCCGCAAAGCCAGTTCACTGAATCCTGCAGAGGCCCTCGCGGCTTACAGCGCAGCCCGGTTGTTCTTTCATCACGCCCCCGAGTACAACAAGCACTACCTGAGTGTGATGGACGACCTGAGCAAAAAGCTTCCTGAAAGGGTCCGCAAGATCACCGAACAGATGGCTTCGATCTACCTCAAGAAATCCGGCACACGCCAGCAAAGCCGCAGCCTTGAGCACTGCTCGATTGCGTGGTTGGACGGCCACTGGCTGAAATTTGATTACCATGCCCCTTCCACAGGCAAAACACGCAGTGTGGAACTGGCGATTTACTTCATTGAGATCAACCCCCACAACCGGGCAGCCTACGCCATCGGGTATCACAGGAACACAGAGAGGCCCGGTGTGCGGGTGTTCAAGGTGGCCCGCATGAGAAACACCCAGGTGCTGAAAGAAACCTATGAACCCGAGGAGGACTTCAACGCTCTGGGCTTCATGCAGCACGCATGGGGGGTGAGCGTGGGTGCCACGGAGAAAGTGGTGCTGACGTTCAAGGGCACAGCTCGGGAGTGGCTGCTGGAGGAGAACCTGGACGCCCGTGCGGATGTTTTTGAAGTGCAAGGGGACGGTTCGGTGCGGGTGGAATTGACGGTGGGGAACACCACGGAGATCCTGCCGTGGATCAAAGGCTGGGGAGGATGGGTGACGGTGGAATCCCCGATAAAACTGCAAGAACTCTTGATTGAGGACCTGAAGTCTGCCCTGCAGAATTACCAGAGGTGATTTGGGAGGCTCTGGCCTCTTGGTGTGGTTTGTATGCTGAACCACAGGTAGGCCAAAGCGTGTGTGGAACATGAAAAATCGGACAAATGGGAGGCATTGCTCCTCCAGAGCACAACCCGTACATTGAAGCATGACTCAACCCATTGAAAACGCAAACACCCAACAACCCAAACACGTGCTTTTTGTGGTCAGCGCAGCAGACCACTGGACCCTCAAAGACGGCACCCAGCACCCCACCGGTTTCTGGGGTGAAGAACTGGCCATGCCACACAAAATCTTCAGTGAAGCGGGATGGCAGATCACCCTTGCCACTCCGGGAGGAAAACCTCCAACTCTGGACCAGCTGAGCATGTCTCCATCCGCCACCCCTCCAGAGAAAAGGCAGGAAGTGGAAACGTACCTGAACAGCATTCAGGAGCAACTGAATCACCCCACTCCACTGGCTGAGGTGCGCCCAGAGGAATACGATCTGGTGTTCTATCCCGGAGGTCACGGCCCCATGGAAGACCTCGCCTACGATGGGGTTTCCGGGGCACTGCTGACACAGGTGCTGGCTTCCGGAAAACCTCTGGCTTTGCTGTGCCACGCCCCTGCTGCCACTCTGGCTGCCAAAAGTGAGGATGGATCCTGGCCTTTTAAGGGTTACCGCATGACCGGACTCTCCAACG
It encodes:
- a CDS encoding type 1 glutamine amidotransferase domain-containing protein, producing MTQPIENANTQQPKHVLFVVSAADHWTLKDGTQHPTGFWGEELAMPHKIFSEAGWQITLATPGGKPPTLDQLSMSPSATPPEKRQEVETYLNSIQEQLNHPTPLAEVRPEEYDLVFYPGGHGPMEDLAYDGVSGALLTQVLASGKPLALLCHAPAATLAAKSEDGSWPFKGYRMTGLSNAEELMNPFALKAKWLLEDRLREEGADYLKGPAQFQPFVVVDRNLYTGQNPASSEDLAKRLLKDSGDTSSQQD
- a CDS encoding helix-turn-helix transcriptional regulator, which encodes MEDDHNFHRSERLMRIKELLSINNLTTQEIRLRLELPENQTRALQRDLKLLLERNDIEKKPGGKYAIKARKASSLNPAEALAAYSAARLFFHHAPEYNKHYLSVMDDLSKKLPERVRKITEQMASIYLKKSGTRQQSRSLEHCSIAWLDGHWLKFDYHAPSTGKTRSVELAIYFIEINPHNRAAYAIGYHRNTERPGVRVFKVARMRNTQVLKETYEPEEDFNALGFMQHAWGVSVGATEKVVLTFKGTAREWLLEENLDARADVFEVQGDGSVRVELTVGNTTEILPWIKGWGGWVTVESPIKLQELLIEDLKSALQNYQR